AAACACCGGGAGATACGACCGGGTTTTGATCGGATTTTTTTATTTCAGCCGCTTGACGCCATTCATTACGACAGCCATTTCGGTTCATATGCCGGCGCCACCATAAGTCAAAATACGCTACTCACACTCGGTTTGATCGGATTTTTTCTGATTGTAACCGCTTGCATTAATTTCGTTAACCTTGCAACGGCCCAAGCTGTCAAACGCGCCAAAGAAGTCGGCGTGCGTAAAGTATTAGGCGCCAATCGTTTTCAATTGGTCGCTCAATTTTATGGTGAAACGATTTTGATCACGCTGTTTGCAGTCATTCTTACATTCGGACTTACCGAATTTAGTTTCCCTAAAGTTATGGAATGGTTGGATCTGACTATTCCTTCCGCCTTGATCTGGAACGCCAACAGTCTTTTGTTTATAGCCGCTCTCTCGGTGGTGGTTATCTTTTTAGCCGGCCTTTACCCGGCGCTCGTCTTATCCGGATTCGGTCCTGCACTTGCGCTCAAAAGTAAGATCACTTCGCATCATTCCGGTGGCCTGTATCTGCGCAAAGGTCTCGTCGTTTTGCAGTTTTCGATTTCACAACTGCTGATCATCGGTACGATCATTGCGACAACGCAGTTGGATTTTTTCAACAAACAAGACCTTGGTTTCAATAAAGAAGCTGTGGTCATCGTACCGATACATGAACGGACCAAAACATTATTTGAAAGTTTGGAGCACCAATGGAAGAGCCATCCCGGCGTCGAATCGGTGAGTTTTTCTTACGCCAGTGCCGCTTCAGGCAACCGCTGGACTTCCAATATCACTTTCTTAAAAAAGGATGAACCGATCGAATTAGACGTTGACCTCAAAATGGCTGATGATCATTATGCGGATATTTTCGGGTTACAATTTATAGCCGGGCGGAACTATGTAGCCGGTGATACATTGCGCGAAGTATTGATCAATGAGACGATGGTTCGCAAACTCGGATTTTCTAATCCTCAGGATGCTATCGGCATTGAACTCAAGATCGGTGCACGTCGCCGCGTCAGCGTTGTCGGCGTTGTGCGGGACTTTAATGCCTCCTCACTCCATGATCCGATCGCTCCGTGCATAATTGCTACGAACAGTCGGTTTTATCAGGAGGCGTCCATAAAGATCAACATGCAACAGGCAACGGAAGCCTTGAGACACATCGAAACAGTATGGAATTCTGCATTTCCTCAATACGTATTTGACCGACGTTTCCAGGACGAGACCATTGCCGAATTTTATGAGCAAGAACAAATCTATACCAATATGCTTCGCATTTTTTCGGGCATTGCTATTTTCATTGGTTGCCTCGGCCTGTTCGGTCTCGTTTCATTTATGGCCACTCAAAAAACCAAAGAAATCGGCGTACGTAAAGTTCTTGGCGCCTCGGTCACGGATATACTACTCATATTTGGAAAAGAGTTTATCGCGCTGATCATTTTGGCCTTCATCATCGCCGCTCCGCTGGCTTACTACGCGATGCAACAATGGTTGCAAGATTTTGAGTACCGCATCACCCTCGGCCCGGCTGTTTTTGCCGCAGCGGTAATGGCTTCACTGATCATTGCCGGAGCCACCGTTGGGTATCAGGTATTTCGTGCCGCACGTGCCAATCCGGCCGATGCTTTGAAATACGAATAAATTGTCAACGCCTTACTTTTTTGGGAGAAATTAATGATACATAACTACTTCATCATCGCTTTCAGGAATCTGTACAGAAAAAAAATGTACACATTTATCAATTTATTCGGCCTGAGCGTTTCGATCGCGGTGTGCATCGTCGGCTACCTTATTTGGGATTATAGTTATCACTTTGATCAGTTTCACGAAAACGCCGAACGCATTTATCACATCGGAACCACACGGGTGATCAATGAACAGGATCAAATTTTTGGAATTTCTCCTCTGCCATTAGCCCCGGCACTGGCACGGGATTTTTCGGGCGTAAAACACGCCGTACGATTTGCCAATCAGGTAGCCATCGTCCGAGTCGGTGATAAAGTATTTAATGAGTCCATACACTTCGCGGACGAACAATTTTTCGATATGTTTCGCTTTGAATTGGAACAAGGTCGCTACGATGCTTTAAAAAGCAAAACCGATCTCATCATCACCCATGACATGGCGATGAAATATTTCGGCGAAACGAACGTGGTCGGTCAATCCATCACGATAAGTTATGCCAATGAAGTTAAACACACTTATACCATCGGCGGCGTGCTAAAAACCATTCCGCGTAACTCGAGTTTGCAGTTTGGTTTTTTGCTTTCAACCGAAATTCTATCGGATCTCGGCGTTGACGAACGTAATAACTGGAGTCATGTGACGGGTGCGACCTTTATCGAAGTGCATCAGGCCGAAACCATTCAACAGATCAAAGACAATGAATCTAAATACATTGAATTGGTTCGATCCGCCAACACCCGTTTTCCGATAAGCCATCTCGTCATCACACCACTCAAGGATCTGGCCATAGAAGGAGAAAACTTCCGGAGTCACGATTTGCAAGATGCGCCGCCGCCGTCAGCACGCATAACTTTGTTTATCACGGCCATTCTGCTCCTCGTGATGTC
This DNA window, taken from bacterium, encodes the following:
- a CDS encoding ABC transporter permease; translation: MIKNYLQTAWRVLLRNRGYASINIFGLTLGMTCAFMIFLIVRFHLSFNDQHHFKDRIYRVTTTDKRAAQEDATSMGTPYPISGILRTGFPEIETVAVTDYVYNGQVLIPQQSGEPKKFSETSGIAFVQPQFFDMFDFPWIEGTPKTLDELNTVALSQTLSKKYFPEGNPIGKIIRLDNEHDLKVTGIFKDFPANSDFPFQMAIAFETSRAMYPNNKTEWGSTSSNTNTYVLFKENFDLRAAETKLNEEAKKHREIRPGFDRIFLFQPLDAIHYDSHFGSYAGATISQNTLLTLGLIGFFLIVTACINFVNLATAQAVKRAKEVGVRKVLGANRFQLVAQFYGETILITLFAVILTFGLTEFSFPKVMEWLDLTIPSALIWNANSLLFIAALSVVVIFLAGLYPALVLSGFGPALALKSKITSHHSGGLYLRKGLVVLQFSISQLLIIGTIIATTQLDFFNKQDLGFNKEAVVIVPIHERTKTLFESLEHQWKSHPGVESVSFSYASAASGNRWTSNITFLKKDEPIELDVDLKMADDHYADIFGLQFIAGRNYVAGDTLREVLINETMVRKLGFSNPQDAIGIELKIGARRRVSVVGVVRDFNASSLHDPIAPCIIATNSRFYQEASIKINMQQATEALRHIETVWNSAFPQYVFDRRFQDETIAEFYEQEQIYTNMLRIFSGIAIFIGCLGLFGLVSFMATQKTKEIGVRKVLGASVTDILLIFGKEFIALIILAFIIAAPLAYYAMQQWLQDFEYRITLGPAVFAAAVMASLIIAGATVGYQVFRAARANPADALKYE